From Candidatus Hydrogenedentota bacterium:
GCGGCGCGCCCGGGGTCACTCCAGTTCCTCCTGAATGACGTAGTAGGGCCGGGCCTGCACCTCGATATAAATACGGCTGATGTACTCGCACATGAGACCCGTGGCCACGAGCTGGCATCCGGAGAGGAAGAAGAACACGGCGACCACCGTGCCCATCTGGTTGATATCGCCCTGCGTGACCCGCACATACGCAACCCAGAGGCTCATGAGGAACCCAATACCGGCGAGGAACCAGCCGAAAAGCCCGATGGCCTGAAGCGGCGCGGCGGTGACACTCGTGATCAGGTCGAAGGCCGTCCGGATGAGTTTAATTGGCCCGTATTTACTCTGGCCGTGCGGGCGGCCGGCATGGGAAACGTCGATCTCAGTCACGCGCCCGCCCAGCATCGCCGCATCCGCCGGAAGATAGCGGCAGCGATGCGTCAGGGTCAGCATGCGGTCCACGAGTTCGCGGCGAAAGGCCTTGATGGCGCAGCCGTGGTCGCTCAGGGGCACCCGGGTCACGGCGCTGATGTAGCGGTTCAGCCAGCGCGACGGAGCCGTCCGAAAGAAGCTGTCCTGGCGGGTGGCGCGCCGCCCGCTGACCATGTCGTACCCTTGCTCCAGCTTCTCCACCAGGCGGGGGATATCCTCCGGCGGGTTTTGCAGGTCCGCGTCCAACATGACAACAAAGCGCCCGCGCGCCCGCGAAAATCCCGCGTAGAGCGCGGGGCTCTGGCCGAAATTGCGCACCAGAACCACCACCCGGATCCGCGGATCCCGGGCCCGGTGCGCCCGCAACAGCTCCCGGCTGCCATCCGTACTCCCATCGTCCACAGCGACAACTTCCCAAGCCATCCCCGTCGCGTCCAGGGTGGTGGTAAGGCGCTCAAAGAGCGAATCCAGGGCCGCCTGCTCATTGTAGATGGGCAGGACGACAGACAACGTGG
This genomic window contains:
- a CDS encoding glycosyltransferase yields the protein MSSDSPTLSVVLPIYNEQAALDSLFERLTTTLDATGMAWEVVAVDDGSTDGSRELLRAHRARDPRIRVVVLVRNFGQSPALYAGFSRARGRFVVMLDADLQNPPEDIPRLVEKLEQGYDMVSGRRATRQDSFFRTAPSRWLNRYISAVTRVPLSDHGCAIKAFRRELVDRMLTLTHRCRYLPADAAMLGGRVTEIDVSHAGRPHGQSKYGPIKLIRTAFDLITSVTAAPLQAIGLFGWFLAGIGFLMSLWVAYVRVTQGDINQMGTVVAVFFFLSGCQLVATGLMCEYISRIYIEVQARPYYVIQEELE